From a single Bacillus gobiensis genomic region:
- the sigJ gene encoding RNA polymerase sigma factor SigJ: MEELYDQYRALLFTLAYQLTGSVADAEDVVQDVFFKVYDARLEHLEEPKAYLCKMVTNRCLNLQKSARKKKEVYVGPWLPEPIRTPESETIEMTVVRRDLLSYAMLVLLERLTPTERAVFVLREALGFPYSEIAELLDKQEANCRKLMSRAKSKIGLSEEGAVLTEAVDSKWVSHFLASLEQGDIDHVLSLLTEDVMFIADGGGKVTAFKRPVQMRNQVARVLLKGFEDIAFYFQEKVHFEIVPLNGEAGIIVRAGNEIVAVFLLQSRGGKVASIYAVRNPDKFTRV; encoded by the coding sequence ATGGAGGAACTATACGATCAATATCGAGCGCTGCTGTTCACACTGGCTTATCAATTGACAGGTTCTGTGGCAGATGCAGAAGACGTGGTACAAGACGTATTTTTCAAGGTGTATGATGCACGTCTGGAGCACTTGGAAGAGCCAAAAGCGTATTTATGCAAAATGGTAACCAATCGCTGTCTCAACCTTCAAAAGTCAGCACGGAAAAAGAAGGAAGTGTATGTCGGCCCATGGCTACCCGAGCCGATTCGAACACCAGAGTCGGAAACGATCGAGATGACAGTCGTTCGCCGCGATCTGCTTTCTTATGCCATGCTTGTACTATTGGAGCGGCTGACGCCGACGGAACGGGCAGTTTTTGTTCTACGTGAAGCATTAGGCTTCCCATATTCCGAAATCGCGGAACTACTCGATAAGCAAGAGGCAAATTGCCGCAAGCTGATGAGCAGGGCAAAAAGCAAAATAGGGCTATCTGAGGAGGGGGCCGTTTTAACCGAAGCGGTCGACTCAAAATGGGTTAGCCATTTCCTGGCGTCTCTCGAGCAAGGGGATATCGATCATGTGCTGTCTCTGCTAACCGAAGATGTCATGTTTATCGCCGACGGAGGCGGAAAAGTAACTGCATTCAAGCGTCCAGTGCAAATGCGAAATCAAGTGGCTCGCGTTCTACTCAAAGGGTTTGAAGACATAGCTTTCTATTTTCAAGAAAAGGTTCACTTTGAGATTGTCCCTCTAAATGGAGAGGCTGGTATCATCGTCCGTGCAGGAAATGAAATCGTGGCCGTTTTTTTGCTACAATCTCGCGGTGGAAAGGTTGCTAGCATTTACGCTGTAAGGAATCCAGATAAGTTTACCCGTGTTTAG
- a CDS encoding spore germination protein — translation MYNFRKTFKRKNKKILFNNPDDFQLNINQLSVDLQENLNTIKQEFGNTSDLVIRKFIIGKSTSKEAAAIYIEGLADSELVNEFITHSHSLMFELFQTGDIKESYEDNIFYLTKEVALTIGHVTIVINWKDVVSSLLDGNTIVLFNSNNNALNISTTGGDYRSISEPTTQAVVRGSKESFIESIRSNTVMIRRRIKNRNLRIEKIQIGDMSQTDVVFMYIEGTAKAQLITDVKQRLGKVDINAIIESGHIEEIIQDKIITPFPTVFNTERPDQLSRNLLEGKVAIFVEGTPFALTVPTVFSEFFKTSEDYTQRYDISSLIRILRYIAFHFSIFSSPFYIALITYHQEIIPTRFLISLMAQREGVPYPVMIEALLLEFTFEILREAGIRIPRAIGPTVSIAGALIIGEAAVSAGLVSPTMTIVVALTAVSSFAIPSYSMSNTTRILRFIFMILASFSGIYGITLGYFIMVAHLCSLYSFGVCYLSPFAPFYLEKQKDTILRFPFTLLDHDNKENSKGK, via the coding sequence ATGTATAATTTCAGGAAAACATTTAAGAGGAAAAACAAAAAAATTCTTTTTAACAATCCTGATGATTTCCAACTCAACATAAATCAACTGAGTGTTGATTTACAGGAGAATTTAAATACGATTAAACAGGAGTTTGGGAATACCAGTGACTTAGTCATTCGGAAGTTCATTATTGGCAAATCAACTTCAAAAGAGGCGGCAGCGATTTACATTGAAGGTTTGGCAGACAGTGAACTTGTTAATGAATTCATTACTCACTCTCATTCTTTAATGTTTGAATTATTCCAAACAGGCGATATTAAAGAATCTTATGAAGACAATATTTTTTATTTAACAAAAGAAGTTGCCTTAACAATTGGTCACGTAACAATTGTTATAAATTGGAAGGATGTTGTTTCATCCTTATTAGATGGAAATACAATTGTCCTATTTAATAGTAATAATAATGCTTTGAATATTAGTACAACAGGCGGTGATTATAGGTCTATATCCGAACCTACAACACAAGCAGTGGTAAGGGGTTCCAAAGAAAGTTTTATTGAATCTATTCGCTCCAACACGGTTATGATTCGTCGCAGAATCAAAAATAGAAATCTAAGAATAGAAAAGATTCAAATCGGTGATATGTCTCAGACCGATGTAGTTTTCATGTATATAGAAGGTACCGCAAAAGCCCAACTTATAACTGATGTAAAGCAACGACTAGGTAAAGTAGACATTAATGCAATTATAGAATCTGGACATATTGAAGAGATTATTCAGGATAAAATAATTACTCCATTCCCTACTGTGTTCAATACAGAAAGACCTGATCAATTATCAAGGAATTTATTGGAAGGTAAAGTAGCAATTTTTGTAGAAGGAACCCCGTTTGCTCTTACTGTCCCTACTGTATTTTCCGAATTCTTTAAAACATCTGAGGATTATACCCAACGTTATGATATCAGCAGTTTAATAAGGATATTAAGATATATCGCTTTTCATTTTTCTATATTCAGTTCGCCGTTCTATATTGCATTAATTACTTATCACCAAGAAATCATCCCGACACGTTTTTTGATCAGTCTGATGGCCCAACGTGAGGGGGTTCCTTATCCTGTTATGATTGAGGCTCTGTTATTGGAATTCACTTTTGAAATTTTGAGGGAAGCTGGAATCCGTATCCCTCGAGCTATAGGACCAACAGTCTCGATTGCTGGTGCTTTAATAATCGGTGAAGCAGCTGTATCTGCAGGTCTTGTTTCCCCTACAATGACCATCGTAGTCGCATTAACAGCTGTTTCAAGTTTTGCTATTCCTTCATACAGCATGTCGAATACAACCAGGATACTTCGTTTTATTTTTATGATATTGGCTTCATTTTCAGGGATTTATGGAATAACTTTAGGATATTTTATAATGGTAGCGCATTTATGTAGCTTATATTCATTTGGGGTTTGCTATTTGTCTCCATTTGCTCCTTTTTATTTAGAGAAACAGAAGGATACTATACTCCGTTTTCCGTTTACACTCCTAGATCATGACAATAAGGAGAATAGTAAGGGAAAATGA
- a CDS encoding GerAB/ArcD/ProY family transporter: MQLFCLIVLFDLGTALVVNLGASAKQDAWLAILLSAIPGVLLLLVYGSLHKLYPNLPLTGYAREIVGKWIGTLLGLIFIMDFFHLAARDLRDYGDLLSTTIFDKTPLFIIHVMMILTMIYILYLGIEVLGRMAEIYLVMMFFLGFLGIISVLLSGKINISHLFPVLEYGWKPVIITAFPYLFSFPWTEMLSFTLVFPYLNNSGSVKKVGISAILFSAIILSLTAILNISVLSVDGFTRSNFPLFETIRRVRLMEFIERLDPIVLLTLIIGNFFKVIIFFYATVICISDLFRIKNHKNLIFPIGIIILLASLTVSGSFSEHIKIGQKLLPPYIHVPVSAVVPLLLLIVALIRRYFGSR, from the coding sequence CTGCAATTGTTTTGTCTTATAGTATTATTTGATCTTGGGACGGCCCTTGTGGTGAATTTGGGTGCAAGTGCAAAACAAGATGCCTGGCTGGCTATTTTACTTAGTGCAATCCCTGGAGTCTTGCTACTTCTTGTATATGGCTCCCTTCACAAGTTGTATCCAAATCTCCCCTTAACCGGTTATGCTCGAGAAATCGTAGGGAAATGGATTGGAACATTATTAGGATTAATCTTTATTATGGATTTTTTCCATTTAGCCGCAAGAGATCTTCGTGATTATGGGGATTTGCTTAGTACAACTATATTCGATAAAACACCATTATTTATCATCCATGTAATGATGATACTTACTATGATTTATATACTGTACCTTGGTATTGAAGTTCTAGGTAGGATGGCGGAAATTTACCTTGTGATGATGTTCTTCTTAGGTTTTTTGGGGATTATCTCCGTTTTGTTATCAGGGAAAATAAATATATCTCACTTATTTCCCGTTCTAGAATACGGATGGAAGCCAGTCATTATCACTGCATTTCCTTATTTATTTTCATTCCCGTGGACTGAAATGTTATCTTTTACTTTGGTTTTTCCTTATCTAAATAACTCAGGTTCGGTAAAGAAGGTGGGGATTTCTGCTATTCTTTTTAGTGCAATCATATTAAGTTTGACAGCTATTTTGAATATTTCAGTTCTTAGCGTAGATGGTTTTACCAGATCTAACTTTCCACTATTTGAAACTATTAGAAGAGTAAGGCTTATGGAATTTATAGAGCGCTTAGATCCTATTGTCCTCCTCACACTTATTATAGGTAATTTCTTTAAGGTCATTATTTTTTTCTATGCTACTGTTATTTGTATTTCAGATTTATTTAGAATAAAAAACCATAAAAATCTTATTTTTCCTATTGGAATTATCATATTATTAGCTTCACTGACGGTTTCAGGGAGTTTTTCTGAACACATAAAAATTGGACAAAAGTTACTCCCTCCTTATATTCACGTCCCGGTTTCGGCCGTCGTTCCATTATTATTGCTGATAGTAGCACTAATTCGTAGGTATTTTGGATCGCGCTAA
- a CDS encoding Ger(x)C family spore germination protein, whose translation MTSNWLRIMFLLLCILFVSAFLTGCWNQRELDEIALVTSIGVDKAPEDDAYLFTFQIVIPRQISSGQGGGGGEQATVTIISQKGETLFEAIRRASQKTPNQLFFPHSQLFIFSEEVAKDGLKDFMDFFERDHEMRPLTTILIVKGNDAKTVLDIMAPLEKIPSNNLLKEVKVTEEKLAFNIEVDIDEVIQSIALEGKEPFIGGIMLIGNPQEAKSDNIKQIEPKAIVGSDGIALFRGGELQGWLKDNQARGLLWVLGKVKSTLVKVNCKNKEDNISIEIIRSKTSVRPQIKNGKTKILVMIKAEASIGETGCYVDFMNPDELVWIQEKVEKLIKKEANSAIDIAKSYQVDPFGFGASIHKSYPKQWGKLKKDWNQDFAEIEAEIKTDVYIRRSGIRNTPLKNK comes from the coding sequence ATGACAAGCAATTGGTTGAGGATTATGTTCTTATTATTATGTATCCTATTTGTCAGTGCATTCCTTACAGGATGTTGGAATCAAAGGGAATTAGATGAAATTGCCTTGGTCACCAGTATAGGGGTAGATAAAGCGCCGGAAGATGATGCTTATCTTTTTACTTTTCAGATTGTTATCCCTCGTCAAATTTCTTCTGGACAAGGGGGAGGGGGAGGTGAACAGGCCACTGTGACTATCATTTCTCAAAAGGGAGAAACACTATTTGAAGCGATACGTCGTGCATCACAAAAAACACCAAATCAATTGTTTTTTCCTCATTCACAACTGTTTATTTTTAGTGAAGAGGTAGCAAAGGATGGTCTCAAAGACTTTATGGATTTTTTTGAGAGAGATCATGAAATGCGTCCTCTAACAACCATTTTAATCGTAAAAGGAAACGATGCAAAGACTGTTCTCGATATCATGGCGCCATTGGAGAAGATTCCATCTAATAACTTATTAAAAGAAGTTAAGGTGACTGAAGAGAAGTTGGCTTTTAATATAGAAGTTGATATTGATGAGGTAATTCAATCGATTGCCCTCGAAGGCAAAGAACCCTTTATTGGGGGGATTATGCTGATTGGAAATCCTCAGGAAGCAAAGAGTGACAACATTAAACAGATTGAACCGAAAGCCATTGTTGGATCTGATGGAATTGCCCTTTTCCGTGGAGGAGAGCTGCAAGGTTGGCTAAAAGATAATCAAGCTCGAGGTCTGTTATGGGTCCTAGGAAAGGTTAAAAGCACACTGGTTAAGGTTAACTGTAAAAATAAAGAAGATAATATTAGTATTGAGATAATCCGTTCAAAGACGTCTGTACGACCTCAAATAAAAAATGGAAAAACTAAAATTCTAGTTATGATAAAAGCGGAAGCCAGTATAGGGGAAACGGGGTGCTACGTTGATTTTATGAATCCTGATGAATTAGTCTGGATTCAAGAGAAAGTGGAAAAACTGATTAAAAAGGAAGCTAATTCAGCCATTGATATCGCAAAAAGTTATCAAGTGGATCCTTTTGGTTTTGGAGCATCTATTCATAAATCCTATCCTAAACAGTGGGGAAAATTAAAGAAGGATTGGAATCAGGATTTTGCCGAAATCGAGGCTGAGATAAAGACCGATGTGTATATTCGCCGATCCGGCATACGTAACACACCTCTTAAAAACAAATAA
- a CDS encoding NAD(P)/FAD-dependent oxidoreductase yields MKDLTCIIIGGGHIGLGALKAIKEKTRGIANGRRIRFVLIDKQSGHVRKILLFRPAVCEEDIVVPWTHYKFFEGVEFVQGAVTFVDSEKKQIQYEDVQGNSVQMSYDLLVVAVGSVARQPDPDQGGISLNDLDTAAVIRERWRANLRQAVRESDPKERKQLMTVAVAGAGISGIETAAELVLEMQKEASSLGLNPSDISVYLLSAQERLFMEAPEKVGRKLDQILSESGVTVIYNRKVLGEKAGVVTLSNGDRLSVSLCIWTIGLIPNPALRSMGLPLTSDGQVVVDESYRVQGAPGVYSIGDCTRIVDPKTGKVDRMRCGDGSLQAERLGKVVVADLEGRTAPVHKSMVDVFCMGLGENRGLVWGNKWGMNMILTGKIAWKIRKVAWDGGSRLL; encoded by the coding sequence ATGAAAGACTTGACATGTATCATTATCGGAGGCGGCCATATTGGGCTTGGAGCGCTCAAAGCAATAAAGGAAAAAACTCGTGGGATAGCGAACGGACGTCGAATTCGGTTTGTTTTGATCGATAAGCAGTCTGGCCATGTGCGCAAAATACTGTTGTTCCGGCCAGCCGTATGTGAGGAAGATATTGTCGTTCCGTGGACACATTATAAGTTTTTTGAGGGGGTCGAATTTGTCCAAGGTGCAGTTACGTTTGTAGATAGTGAGAAAAAGCAGATTCAATATGAGGATGTGCAAGGAAATAGTGTCCAGATGAGCTATGACCTTTTAGTTGTAGCGGTTGGTAGCGTCGCTCGGCAACCTGATCCTGATCAAGGGGGCATCTCTTTGAACGATCTGGATACTGCGGCAGTCATCCGCGAACGCTGGCGCGCTAATTTACGGCAGGCGGTTCGTGAGTCAGATCCAAAAGAGAGAAAACAACTGATGACAGTCGCAGTTGCGGGAGCAGGTATCAGTGGAATTGAGACAGCCGCTGAGTTGGTGCTAGAGATGCAGAAAGAAGCATCGTCACTAGGGCTAAATCCGTCTGATATCTCGGTTTATTTGCTAAGTGCACAGGAGAGATTGTTTATGGAAGCTCCTGAGAAAGTTGGACGAAAATTGGATCAAATACTTAGCGAATCTGGAGTGACAGTGATTTATAACCGTAAAGTGCTAGGGGAAAAAGCAGGAGTAGTGACGCTTAGCAATGGAGATCGTCTGTCGGTTAGCCTGTGTATATGGACAATTGGTCTGATACCAAATCCTGCTCTGCGCAGTATGGGCTTACCACTTACTTCGGATGGTCAAGTTGTGGTGGATGAATCTTATCGCGTTCAAGGTGCACCAGGCGTATATAGCATTGGCGACTGTACGAGAATAGTCGACCCGAAGACTGGCAAAGTGGATCGGATGAGATGCGGAGATGGTTCGTTACAGGCAGAACGATTAGGGAAAGTTGTGGTAGCTGATCTAGAGGGACGCACTGCGCCGGTTCACAAATCGATGGTCGATGTCTTCTGCATGGGTTTAGGGGAAAATCGTGGATTGGTATGGGGAAACAAATGGGGAATGAATATGATTTTAACGGGAAAAATTGCATGGAAAATTAGAAAAGTTGCCTGGGATGGTGGTAGTAGGCTTTTATAA
- a CDS encoding relaxase/mobilization nuclease domain-containing protein gives MSIVKIQPVKDLKAVVNYSLQEHKTNEELVTSYECDVETIERDFKLTLLDYNEKNNSNKKLSARMIIQSFDGDDNLTPEQAHQYGVELAENYFKGKHQYTVITHTETDNLHNHIIFNSINFQDLKMFDSSRQHSLYDLRRENDRVSKEHGLFIIENKGKKKDKYLAFNEYVSRAKKKSFKGTLEGIIDNTIQKANSFENFLNLMDQQGYESKQGKYLSFKNPKSNKFMRTKTLGINYLESSIKYRIENKEYGPIKQSVIDKQWIDKSQAKFINNRGLNRWATKKISTI, from the coding sequence ATGTCCATTGTCAAGATTCAACCAGTAAAAGACCTGAAAGCCGTAGTTAATTACAGCCTTCAGGAACACAAAACGAATGAAGAATTGGTAACCTCTTATGAATGTGATGTTGAAACAATCGAAAGGGATTTTAAACTTACTTTGCTTGATTACAATGAAAAGAATAATAGCAATAAAAAATTATCAGCAAGAATGATTATCCAATCTTTTGATGGTGATGATAATTTGACACCTGAACAAGCACATCAATATGGAGTTGAATTAGCAGAGAATTACTTCAAAGGCAAACACCAATATACCGTTATCACTCATACCGAAACAGATAACCTTCATAACCATATTATTTTCAACTCGATTAACTTTCAGGACTTAAAAATGTTTGATAGCAGCAGGCAACATTCACTGTATGATTTAAGAAGGGAAAATGACAGAGTATCTAAAGAACATGGCTTATTCATTATTGAAAATAAAGGAAAGAAAAAGGATAAATATTTAGCATTTAATGAGTATGTTTCAAGGGCTAAAAAGAAGTCATTTAAAGGAACATTAGAAGGAATTATTGACAATACTATTCAAAAAGCTAATTCATTTGAAAATTTTTTGAACCTGATGGATCAGCAAGGATATGAAAGCAAACAAGGAAAATATTTATCTTTCAAAAATCCAAAATCAAATAAATTTATGCGAACAAAAACATTAGGAATCAACTACTTGGAATCCTCAATCAAATATAGGATTGAGAATAAAGAATATGGTCCTATTAAGCAGTCGGTAATTGATAAACAATGGATCGACAAATCACAAGCAAAATTCATAAATAATAGAGGTTTGAACAGGTGGGCCACGAAAAAAATATCGACTATTTAA